The Malus domestica chromosome 06, GDT2T_hap1 genome has a segment encoding these proteins:
- the LOC103436790 gene encoding alcohol acyl transferase 1 allele RGc-like: MMPSSVIQVKRLQPELITPAKPTPHETKFLSDMDDQEGLRFQVPIIMCYKDNPSLNKHHNPVKVIREALSRALVYYYPLAGRLREGPNRKLMVDCNGEGILFIEAFADVTLEQLGEKILPHCPPLEEFLYNFPGSDRIISCPLLLVQVTCLICGGFILALRINHTMCDAPGLLLFLTAIAEMARGAHAPSILPVWERELLFARDPPRITCVHHEYEDVIDHSNGSYTSSNQSNMVQRSFYFGAKEMRVLRKQIPPHLISTCSTFDLITACLWKCRTLALKINPKQAVRISCIVNARGKHHNVRLPLGYYGNAFAFPAAVSKAEPLCKNPLGYALELVKKAKATMNEEYLRSVADLLVLRGRPQYSSTRSYFIVSDTTRAGFGDVNFGWGRPVIAGPAKALDLISFYIQHKNNTEDGILVPMCLPFSAMERFQQELEMITQEPKEDICENLRSTRIMSMM; encoded by the exons ATGATGCCATCCTCAGTAATTCAGGTGAAACGATTGCAACCAGAACTTATAACTCCGGCAAAGCCAACGCCTCATGAAACAAAGTTTCTCTCAGATATGGACGACCAAGAAGGTTTGAGATTTCAGGTTCCAATCATAATGTGTTACAAAGACAACCCTTCACTTAATAAACATCATAATCCCGTTAAGGTGATCAGGGAAGCCTTAAGTAGAGCATTAGTGTATTACTACCCTTTAGCTGGAAGGCTTAGGGAAGGGCCTAACAGAAAGCTCATGGTCGATTGCAATGGTGAAGGTATCTTGTTCATCGAGGCTTTTGCTGATGTCACACTTGAGCAACTAGGAGAAAAAATTCTACCCCATTGTCCACCCTTAGAGGAGTTCTTGTATAATTTTCCAGGCTCTGATAGAATTATTAGTTGTCCTTTGCTGCTGGTTCAG GTGACATGTCTTATATGTGGAGGTTTCATACTTGCATTGCGCATAAACCACACAATGTGCGATGCACCTGGATTGCTCCTGTTCCTGACCGCCATTGCGGAGATGGCAAGAGGCGCACATGCACCATCTATTCTACCAGtgtgggagagagagctcttatTTGCTCGAGATCCACCAAGAATTACATGTGTTCATCATGAATATGAAGACGTGATTGACCATTCTAATGGTTCATACACATCCAGTAACCAGTCAAACATGGTTCAACGATCTTTCTACTTTGGTGCCAAGGAGATGAGAGTCCTTCGAAAACAGATTCCACCCCACCtaatttccacttgctccacaTTTGACTTGATCACAGCTTGTTTGTGGAAATGTCGCACTCTTGCACTTAAAATTAATCCAAAACAGGCTGTTCGCATTTCATGCATTGTCAATGCACGGGGAAAGCACCACAATGTACGTCTTCCCTTGGGATACTATGGCAATGCATTTGCATTTCCAGCTGCAGTTTCAAAGGCTGAACCTCTATGCAAAAATCCACTGGGATATGCTTTGGAGTTGGTGAAGAAGGCTAAAGCCACCATGAATGAAGAATACTTAAGATCAGTGGCAGATCTTTTGGTACTAAGAGGGCGACCTCAATATTCATCGACACGAAGTTATTTTATAGTTTCTGATACAACGCGTGCAGGTTTTGGAGATGTCAATTTTGGATGGGGACGGCCGGTAATTGCTGGACCCGCCAAGGCCTTGGATTTGATTAGCTTCTACattcaacacaaaaacaacaCTGAGGATGGAATATTGGTACCAATGTGCTTGCCATTCTCGGCCATGGAGAGATTTCAGCAGGAACTAGAGATGATTACTCAGGAACCTAAGGAGGATATATGTGAGAACCTTAGATCAACTAGGATCATGTCAATGATGTAA